One region of Chryseobacterium sp. C-71 genomic DNA includes:
- a CDS encoding hydroxymethylglutaryl-CoA reductase, degradative — protein MNHQPVEGFSKLTKQAKIDWLVNEYLEGNTDYQNILNQYWNENTDLQKLHDEFSENTISNFYMPYGIAPNFLIDGKLLALPMAVEESSVVAAASKAAKFWIDKGGFKTTIINTKKLGHTHFIIDVESHKLQHFFNFKLKKKLFEATESITANMRNRGGGILEIKLVDKTAEMANYYQLKASFDTVDSMGANFINSCLEQFGKTLKEEISLEEDFTQEEKDSLQVVMNILSNFTPDCIVRAEVSCKIKDLKDDSGISNEEFARKFKQAVTIAEIEPFRATTHNKGIMNGVDAVVIATGNDFRATEACAHAYAAKDGKYSSLTHCTIDNGIFRFWIDLPISVGVVGGLTNLHPLVKFSLALLGKPSAQELMSILAVSGLAQNFGALRSLVTTGIQKGHMKMHLFNILNQMGATEAEKQHFVTYFKDKTVTHHEVIDEFNRLRAH, from the coding sequence ATGAATCATCAACCGGTAGAAGGTTTCTCTAAACTGACCAAACAAGCAAAAATTGACTGGCTCGTCAATGAATATCTCGAAGGAAACACAGATTATCAAAATATACTCAATCAATATTGGAACGAAAATACTGATCTTCAGAAACTTCACGACGAGTTTTCTGAAAACACGATTTCCAATTTTTATATGCCTTACGGAATTGCTCCGAATTTTCTGATCGACGGAAAATTATTAGCATTACCGATGGCAGTTGAAGAAAGTTCAGTGGTGGCAGCGGCTTCAAAAGCAGCAAAATTCTGGATCGATAAAGGCGGTTTTAAAACCACGATTATCAACACAAAAAAATTAGGTCACACTCATTTCATTATCGATGTAGAATCGCATAAACTTCAGCATTTTTTTAATTTTAAATTAAAGAAAAAACTTTTTGAAGCGACGGAAAGCATCACGGCAAACATGAGAAATCGTGGCGGCGGAATTTTAGAAATAAAACTCGTGGATAAAACCGCTGAAATGGCTAATTACTACCAACTGAAAGCAAGTTTTGACACGGTAGATTCTATGGGTGCCAACTTCATCAATTCTTGCCTTGAGCAATTTGGTAAAACTTTAAAAGAAGAAATTTCTCTGGAAGAAGATTTCACACAGGAAGAAAAAGATTCTTTGCAGGTTGTGATGAATATCTTATCCAATTTCACTCCTGATTGTATTGTGAGAGCAGAAGTTTCTTGTAAAATTAAAGATTTAAAAGACGATAGTGGAATTTCAAATGAAGAATTTGCAAGAAAATTTAAACAAGCAGTAACGATTGCTGAAATTGAACCTTTCCGTGCGACAACGCATAATAAAGGAATTATGAATGGTGTAGATGCCGTTGTGATTGCAACCGGAAACGATTTCAGAGCAACTGAAGCCTGTGCACACGCTTATGCTGCAAAAGACGGAAAATATTCTAGCTTGACACACTGTACCATTGATAATGGAATTTTCAGATTCTGGATTGATCTTCCTATTTCTGTGGGAGTTGTGGGCGGTTTGACGAATCTTCATCCTTTGGTAAAATTCTCTTTAGCCTTACTTGGAAAACCTTCTGCTCAAGAATTGATGAGTATTTTGGCAGTTTCAGGATTGGCTCAGAATTTTGGAGCGTTGAGATCTTTGGTAACTACAGGAATTCAGAAAGGTCACATGAAAATGCATTTGTTTAATATTTTAAATCAAATGGGTGCGACGGAAGCAGAAAAGCAGCATTTTGTGACATATTTTAAAGATAAAACAGTGACTCATCACGAAGTTATTGATGAGTTTAACAGGTTAAGAGCGCACTAA
- a CDS encoding putative DNA modification/repair radical SAM protein, which yields MNFDRLKEKLEILADAAKYDVSCSSSGGSRKNKKGALGDSSASGICHTYTEDGRCVSLLKVLLTNHCIYDCAYCVSRSSNDIKRAAFTVEEVVDLTINFYRRNYIEGLFLSSGIFKNADTTMERLVRVAKKLRLEENFNGYIHLKSIPGASDILMQEAALYADRLSINIEIPTESGLKLLAPEKNREDMLNPMKYIQSGITQYKEEKKIFRKVPKFAPAGQSTQMIVGATNENDLQIIKVADHFYKNYNLKRVYYSGYVPVLEDTRLPALTTAVPMLRENRLYQSDWLMRFYGFKADEILDPHMPFLDLEVDPKLSWALRHLDQFPINLQSADYQMILRIPGIGVKTAKKIVSARRFQVLTIENLQKLGAAVNRAKYFIDFNAGNVFLRHLTDLNLKKLLIGGSTSKFQDQFSQQLTLF from the coding sequence ATGAATTTTGACCGCCTAAAAGAAAAATTAGAAATTCTTGCCGATGCTGCGAAATATGATGTGTCATGTTCGTCAAGCGGAGGTTCTAGGAAGAATAAGAAAGGCGCTTTGGGAGATAGTTCTGCAAGCGGAATTTGTCATACCTATACCGAAGATGGTCGTTGTGTTTCTCTTTTAAAAGTTCTCTTGACTAATCATTGTATTTACGATTGTGCGTATTGCGTTTCCCGAAGTTCAAATGATATTAAAAGAGCGGCTTTTACAGTAGAAGAAGTAGTTGATTTAACGATCAATTTTTATCGCAGAAATTATATTGAAGGTCTGTTTTTAAGTTCAGGAATTTTCAAAAATGCAGACACAACGATGGAACGTCTGGTGCGTGTGGCAAAAAAACTTCGCCTCGAAGAAAATTTCAATGGATATATTCATTTAAAGTCAATTCCTGGCGCAAGTGATATTCTGATGCAGGAAGCGGCTTTGTATGCTGACCGATTGTCAATCAATATAGAAATTCCAACAGAAAGTGGATTGAAATTATTAGCTCCGGAGAAAAACCGGGAAGATATGCTCAATCCGATGAAATATATCCAAAGTGGAATTACCCAATATAAAGAAGAAAAGAAAATTTTCAGAAAAGTTCCGAAGTTTGCTCCTGCTGGACAGTCTACACAAATGATTGTAGGCGCAACCAACGAAAATGATTTACAGATTATCAAAGTTGCCGATCATTTTTATAAAAATTATAATCTTAAAAGAGTGTATTATTCAGGATATGTTCCGGTTTTGGAAGATACCAGATTGCCTGCTTTAACGACGGCGGTACCGATGTTGAGAGAAAACCGTCTCTATCAGTCGGATTGGCTCATGAGGTTTTATGGTTTTAAAGCTGATGAAATTCTAGATCCACATATGCCGTTTTTAGATTTGGAAGTTGATCCTAAATTAAGTTGGGCTTTGAGGCATCTTGATCAGTTTCCTATCAATCTTCAAAGTGCAGATTATCAGATGATTCTCAGAATTCCTGGAATTGGTGTAAAAACAGCGAAGAAGATTGTTTCTGCAAGACGTTTTCAGGTTTTAACGATTGAAAATCTACAAAAATTAGGAGCAGCGGTAAATCGTGCGAAGTATTTTATTGATTTTAATGCCGGAAACGTTTTCCTGAGACATTTAACTGATTTAAATTTGAAAAAATTGTTGATTGGCGGAAGTACTTCTAAATTTCAGGATCAGTTTTCGCAACAGTTAACACTTTTTTAA